The following coding sequences lie in one Vanacampus margaritifer isolate UIUO_Vmar chromosome 16, RoL_Vmar_1.0, whole genome shotgun sequence genomic window:
- the LOC144036026 gene encoding sodium/potassium/calcium exchanger 3 isoform X1, with translation MRTARHRRPFQRFCCCGVGLLAVLWLAQVIHAPAETSGSGRGVDSIGLRWTRQLMQFPDNQSVVEHRAAIHEFPQDIFTKEQRKNGAVLLHVLCAIYMFYALAIVCDDYFVPSLEKISENLQLSEDVAGATFMAAGSSAPELFTSLIGVFITKGDVGVGTIVGSAVFNILVIIGLSGIFAGQTVKLTWWPLFRDSSYYILSVLALIGVIYDAVVVWWESLLLMTMYVIYIIIMKFNTRILTFVKRQFRHARPCCVATEDRGEDKMADEASACHTAMALLNKGQVHNQESPPVIMVDELLILSPHKLSFSDAGLRIMITPHFSPRTRLSMAGRVLISERQRLIRSSKSPRGSGASLGSRGGSAANSLKRTGSCGLENGGSVGHAESADKPGADEDDDGGVFHPLRIPGGCSAKVKWVTTWPLGLLLYCTVPNCVVPRWHRWFMVTFVASTLWIAVFSYLMVWMVTIVSFTLDIPDYIMGITFLAAGTSVPDCMASLIVARQGMGDMAVSNSIGSNIFDILLGLGFPWALRTLVVEHGSSVSINNKGLVYSVILLLASVFLTVTSVYLNRWRLDRRLGLGLLFLYAIFLLCSILFGHM, from the exons ATGAGAACAGCGAGACACCGGCGGCCCTTCCAGCGGTTTTGCTGCTGCGGAGTCGGGCTGCTTGCCGTCTTGTGGCTCGCTCAGGTCATCCACGCGCCAG CAGAGACTTCTGGGTCTGGACGAGGCGTGGATTCCATTGGGTTGCGATGGACACGCCAGCTCATGCAGTTCCCCGACAACCAGAGTGTGGTTGAACACAGAGCAG CCATCCACGAGTTTCCACAGGACATCTTCACCAAGGAGCAGAGGAAGAACGGAGCTGTCTTACTACATGTTCTCTGT GCCATCTACATGTTCTACGCTCTAGCCATCGTCTGTGATGACTACTTTGTTCCTTCACTTGAGAAAATATCCGAG AATCTACAGCTGAGTGAGGATGTTGCCGGGGCAACGTTCATGGCAGCAGGAAGCTCTGCTCCGGAGCTCTTCACATCACTCATTG GTGTCTTCATCACTAAAGGGGACGTGGGCGTGGGCACCATCGTCGGCTCGGCCGTCTTCAACATCCTGGTCATCATCGGCCTGAGCGGCATTTTTGCAGGCCAG ACGGTGAAGCTGACGTGGTGGCCTTTGTTTCGAGACTCCTCCTACTACATCCTGTCTGTGCTGGCGCTCATCGGG GTCATTTATGATGCCGTGGTCGTCTG GTGGGAGTCTTTGCTCCTCATGACCATGTACGTGATCTACATTATCATCATGAA GTTCAACACTCGCATCCTGACATTTGTGAAGCGGCAGTTCCGGCACGCCAGGCCGTGTTGTGTCGCCACAGAGGATCGCGGGgaggacaaaatggccgacgaAGCTTCGGCCTGCCACACCGCCATGGCGCTCCTGAACAAAG GTCAAGTTCACAATCAGGAAAGCCCCCCAGTCATCATGGTGGATGAGCTTCTCATCCTCAGCCCTCACAAGCTGTCCTTCTCTGATGCCGGCCTGCGCATCATGATCACTCCACACTTCTCGCCTCGCACCAGACTCTCCATGGCTGGCCGTGTGCTCATTAGTGAg AGGCAGAGGCTCATCCGCAGTTCCAAGAGCCCGCGAGGCAGCGGTGCCAGTCTTGGGTCCCGAGGGGGCTCCGCCGCCAACAGCCTGAAGAGGACGGGCTCCTGCGGGTTGGAAAACGGGGGCAGCGTAGGACACGCGGAGTCCGCAGACAAGCCGGGGGCGGACGAAGATGACGACGGCGGCGTATTCCACCCCTTGCGCATCCCAG GCGGCTGCTCGGCCAAGGTCAAGTGGGTCACCACGTGGCCTCTGGGCCTCCTGCTCTACTGCACGGTGCCCAACTGCGTCGTACCACGCTGGCACCGCTGGTTCATGGTCACCTTTGTGGCCTCCACGCTGTGGATCGCCGTCTTCTCCTACCTCATGGTGTGGATG GTCACCATTGTGAGCTTCACCTTAGACATCCCAGACTACATCATGGGTATCACCTTTCTGGCAGCGGGGACCAGCGTGCCCGACTGCATGGCCAGCCTCATCGTTGCCCGGCAAG GCATGGGGGACATGGCCGTGTCCAACTCCATAGGCAGCAACATCTTCGACATCTTGCTGGGTTTGGGCTTCCCGTGGGCGTTACGCACCTTGGTGGTGGAACACGGCTCATCT GTGTCCATCAATAACAAAGGACTGGTGTACTCTGTCATCCTGCTGTTAGCGTCTGTGTTCCTCACT GTGACGAGCGTTTATCTGAACCGCTGGCGGCTGGATCGGCGCCTCGGTCTGGGCCTGTTGTTCCTCTACGCCATCTTCCTGCTCTGCTCCATCCTCTTTGGCCACATGTGA
- the LOC144036026 gene encoding sodium/potassium/calcium exchanger 3 isoform X2 has product MFYALAIVCDDYFVPSLEKISENLQLSEDVAGATFMAAGSSAPELFTSLIGVFITKGDVGVGTIVGSAVFNILVIIGLSGIFAGQTVKLTWWPLFRDSSYYILSVLALIGVIYDAVVVWWESLLLMTMYVIYIIIMKFNTRILTFVKRQFRHARPCCVATEDRGEDKMADEASACHTAMALLNKGQVHNQESPPVIMVDELLILSPHKLSFSDAGLRIMITPHFSPRTRLSMAGRVLISERQRLIRSSKSPRGSGASLGSRGGSAANSLKRTGSCGLENGGSVGHAESADKPGADEDDDGGVFHPLRIPGGCSAKVKWVTTWPLGLLLYCTVPNCVVPRWHRWFMVTFVASTLWIAVFSYLMVWMVTIVSFTLDIPDYIMGITFLAAGTSVPDCMASLIVARQGMGDMAVSNSIGSNIFDILLGLGFPWALRTLVVEHGSSVSINNKGLVYSVILLLASVFLTVTSVYLNRWRLDRRLGLGLLFLYAIFLLCSILFGHM; this is encoded by the exons ATGTTCTACGCTCTAGCCATCGTCTGTGATGACTACTTTGTTCCTTCACTTGAGAAAATATCCGAG AATCTACAGCTGAGTGAGGATGTTGCCGGGGCAACGTTCATGGCAGCAGGAAGCTCTGCTCCGGAGCTCTTCACATCACTCATTG GTGTCTTCATCACTAAAGGGGACGTGGGCGTGGGCACCATCGTCGGCTCGGCCGTCTTCAACATCCTGGTCATCATCGGCCTGAGCGGCATTTTTGCAGGCCAG ACGGTGAAGCTGACGTGGTGGCCTTTGTTTCGAGACTCCTCCTACTACATCCTGTCTGTGCTGGCGCTCATCGGG GTCATTTATGATGCCGTGGTCGTCTG GTGGGAGTCTTTGCTCCTCATGACCATGTACGTGATCTACATTATCATCATGAA GTTCAACACTCGCATCCTGACATTTGTGAAGCGGCAGTTCCGGCACGCCAGGCCGTGTTGTGTCGCCACAGAGGATCGCGGGgaggacaaaatggccgacgaAGCTTCGGCCTGCCACACCGCCATGGCGCTCCTGAACAAAG GTCAAGTTCACAATCAGGAAAGCCCCCCAGTCATCATGGTGGATGAGCTTCTCATCCTCAGCCCTCACAAGCTGTCCTTCTCTGATGCCGGCCTGCGCATCATGATCACTCCACACTTCTCGCCTCGCACCAGACTCTCCATGGCTGGCCGTGTGCTCATTAGTGAg AGGCAGAGGCTCATCCGCAGTTCCAAGAGCCCGCGAGGCAGCGGTGCCAGTCTTGGGTCCCGAGGGGGCTCCGCCGCCAACAGCCTGAAGAGGACGGGCTCCTGCGGGTTGGAAAACGGGGGCAGCGTAGGACACGCGGAGTCCGCAGACAAGCCGGGGGCGGACGAAGATGACGACGGCGGCGTATTCCACCCCTTGCGCATCCCAG GCGGCTGCTCGGCCAAGGTCAAGTGGGTCACCACGTGGCCTCTGGGCCTCCTGCTCTACTGCACGGTGCCCAACTGCGTCGTACCACGCTGGCACCGCTGGTTCATGGTCACCTTTGTGGCCTCCACGCTGTGGATCGCCGTCTTCTCCTACCTCATGGTGTGGATG GTCACCATTGTGAGCTTCACCTTAGACATCCCAGACTACATCATGGGTATCACCTTTCTGGCAGCGGGGACCAGCGTGCCCGACTGCATGGCCAGCCTCATCGTTGCCCGGCAAG GCATGGGGGACATGGCCGTGTCCAACTCCATAGGCAGCAACATCTTCGACATCTTGCTGGGTTTGGGCTTCCCGTGGGCGTTACGCACCTTGGTGGTGGAACACGGCTCATCT GTGTCCATCAATAACAAAGGACTGGTGTACTCTGTCATCCTGCTGTTAGCGTCTGTGTTCCTCACT GTGACGAGCGTTTATCTGAACCGCTGGCGGCTGGATCGGCGCCTCGGTCTGGGCCTGTTGTTCCTCTACGCCATCTTCCTGCTCTGCTCCATCCTCTTTGGCCACATGTGA
- the dpf2 gene encoding zinc finger protein ubi-d4 isoform X1, with the protein MAAVVDNVVKLLGEQYYRDAMEQCHNYNARLCAERSVRMPFLDSQTGVAQSNCYIWMEKRHRGPGRAPGQLYTYPSRRWRKKRRSHPPEDSRFVFPSVKSELDLGPKKDGLLSSDGSSLEALLKGDSLEKRAPADPRASEEDSNLSDYTAGLNPAARIRKKILEPDDFLDDLDDEDYEEDTPKRRGKGKGKGRGVGSSSRKKLDSAALEERDKPYACDNAIKQKHSCKPSEKVCGKRYKNRPGLSYHYTHSHLADEEGEDKEDMEVIETPPPPPDTPKTPKIGPDGLALPNKYCDFCLGDSKTNHKTGQSEELVSCSDCGRSGHPSCLQFTPIMMAAVKTYRWQCIECKCCNMCGTSENDDQLLFCDDCDRGYHMYCLKPPMAEPPEGSWSCHLCVDLLKDKASIYQKQDPPSS; encoded by the exons ATGGCAGCTGTTGTCGACAATGTTGTCAAACT GTTGGGAGAGCAGTACTACAGAGATGCCATGGAGCAATGTCATAACTACAACGCCCGCCTGTGCGCAGAGAGGAGCGTGCGCATGCCCTTTCTCGACTCCCAGACGGGCGTTGCTCAGAGCAACTGCTACATTTGGATGGAGAAGAGGCACAGAGGACCTG GCAGGGCCCCCgggcagctctacacttacccTTCCAGGAGGTGGAGGAAGAAGAGAAGATCTCATCCTCCCGAAGACTCTCGGTTTGTCTTCCCTTCAGTGAAGTCAG AGCTCGATTTAGGACCGAAGAAGGATGGGCTCCTGTCATCTGACGGCAGCAGCCTGGAGGCCTTGCTCAAGGGCGACTCCCTGGAGAAACGTGCACCCGCTGATCCCCGAGCGTCTGAGGAAGACTCCAACCTCAGCGACTACACCGCTGGCTTAAACCCTGCTGCACGCATCAGAAAG AAAATCTTGGAACCCGATGACTTCCTGGATGACTTGGACGACGAGGACTACGAGGAAGACACGCCCAAGAGAAGAGGCAAAGGGAAGGGGAAG GGTCGCGGCgttggcagcagcagcaggaagaaGCTGGACTCGGCGGCGTTGGAGGAGCGGGACAAGCCGTACGCATGCGACA ACGCTATCAAACAAAAGCATAGTTGCAAACCTTCTGAAAAAG TCTGCGGCAAGCGCTACAAGAACCGCCCCGGCCTCAGCTACCACTACACCCACTCGCACCTGGCCGACGAGGAGGGCGAAGACAAGGAGGACATGGAGGTCATCGAgaccccgccgccgccgccggacACGCCCAAAA CTCCTAAGATAGGCCCGGATGGGCTGGCCCTCCCCAACAAGTACTGTGACTTCTGCTTGGGGGACTCCAAAACCAATCACAAGACGGGCCAGTCGGAAGAGCTGGTGTCCTGCTCCGACTGCGGACGCTCGG GCCACCCGTCGTGCCTGCAGTTCACCCCCATCATGATGGCCGCCGTCAAGACGTATCGCTGGCAGTGCATCGAGTGCAAGTGCTGTAACATGTGCGGCACCTCCGAGAACGAT gaCCAGCTGCTCTTCTGTGACGACTGTGATCGAGGTTACCACATGTACTGTCTCAAGCCTCCCATGGCAGAACCCCCAGAGG GGAGCTGGAGCTGTCACCTGTGCGTGGACCTCCTGAAAGACAAAGCGTCCATCTACCAGAAGCAGGACCCGCCGTCCTCGTGA
- the dpf2 gene encoding zinc finger protein ubi-d4 isoform X3, translated as MAAVVDNVVKLLGEQYYRDAMEQCHNYNARLCAERSVRMPFLDSQTGVAQSNCYIWMEKRHRGPGRAPGQLYTYPSRRWRKKRRSHPPEDSRFVFPSVKSELDLGPKKDGLLSSDGSSLEALLKGDSLEKRAPADPRASEEDSNLSDYTAGLNPAARIRKKILEPDDFLDDLDDEDYEEDTPKRRGKGKGKGRGVGSSSRKKLDSAALEERDKPYACDICGKRYKNRPGLSYHYTHSHLADEEGEDKEDMEVIETPPPPPDTPKTPKIGPDGLALPNKYCDFCLGDSKTNHKTGQSEELVSCSDCGRSGHPSCLQFTPIMMAAVKTYRWQCIECKCCNMCGTSENDDQLLFCDDCDRGYHMYCLKPPMAEPPEGSWSCHLCVDLLKDKASIYQKQDPPSS; from the exons ATGGCAGCTGTTGTCGACAATGTTGTCAAACT GTTGGGAGAGCAGTACTACAGAGATGCCATGGAGCAATGTCATAACTACAACGCCCGCCTGTGCGCAGAGAGGAGCGTGCGCATGCCCTTTCTCGACTCCCAGACGGGCGTTGCTCAGAGCAACTGCTACATTTGGATGGAGAAGAGGCACAGAGGACCTG GCAGGGCCCCCgggcagctctacacttacccTTCCAGGAGGTGGAGGAAGAAGAGAAGATCTCATCCTCCCGAAGACTCTCGGTTTGTCTTCCCTTCAGTGAAGTCAG AGCTCGATTTAGGACCGAAGAAGGATGGGCTCCTGTCATCTGACGGCAGCAGCCTGGAGGCCTTGCTCAAGGGCGACTCCCTGGAGAAACGTGCACCCGCTGATCCCCGAGCGTCTGAGGAAGACTCCAACCTCAGCGACTACACCGCTGGCTTAAACCCTGCTGCACGCATCAGAAAG AAAATCTTGGAACCCGATGACTTCCTGGATGACTTGGACGACGAGGACTACGAGGAAGACACGCCCAAGAGAAGAGGCAAAGGGAAGGGGAAG GGTCGCGGCgttggcagcagcagcaggaagaaGCTGGACTCGGCGGCGTTGGAGGAGCGGGACAAGCCGTACGCATGCGACA TCTGCGGCAAGCGCTACAAGAACCGCCCCGGCCTCAGCTACCACTACACCCACTCGCACCTGGCCGACGAGGAGGGCGAAGACAAGGAGGACATGGAGGTCATCGAgaccccgccgccgccgccggacACGCCCAAAA CTCCTAAGATAGGCCCGGATGGGCTGGCCCTCCCCAACAAGTACTGTGACTTCTGCTTGGGGGACTCCAAAACCAATCACAAGACGGGCCAGTCGGAAGAGCTGGTGTCCTGCTCCGACTGCGGACGCTCGG GCCACCCGTCGTGCCTGCAGTTCACCCCCATCATGATGGCCGCCGTCAAGACGTATCGCTGGCAGTGCATCGAGTGCAAGTGCTGTAACATGTGCGGCACCTCCGAGAACGAT gaCCAGCTGCTCTTCTGTGACGACTGTGATCGAGGTTACCACATGTACTGTCTCAAGCCTCCCATGGCAGAACCCCCAGAGG GGAGCTGGAGCTGTCACCTGTGCGTGGACCTCCTGAAAGACAAAGCGTCCATCTACCAGAAGCAGGACCCGCCGTCCTCGTGA
- the dpf2 gene encoding zinc finger protein ubi-d4 isoform X2, which produces MAAVVDNVVKLLGEQYYRDAMEQCHNYNARLCAERSVRMPFLDSQTGVAQSNCYIWMEKRHRGPGRAPGQLYTYPSRRWRKKRRSHPPEDSRFVFPSVKSELDLGPKKDGLLSSDGSSLEALLKGDSLEKRAPADPRASEEDSNLSDYTAGLNPAARIRKKILEPDDFLDDLDDEDYEEDTPKRRGKGKGKGRGVGSSSRKKLDSAALEERDKPYACDNAIKQKHSCKPSEKVCGKRYKNRPGLSYHYTHSHLADEEGEDKEDMEVIETPPPPPDTPKTPKIGPDGLALPNKYCDFCLGDSKTNHKTGQSEELVSCSDCGRSGHPSCLQFTPIMMAAVKTYRWQCIECKCCNMCGTSENDLLFCDDCDRGYHMYCLKPPMAEPPEGSWSCHLCVDLLKDKASIYQKQDPPSS; this is translated from the exons ATGGCAGCTGTTGTCGACAATGTTGTCAAACT GTTGGGAGAGCAGTACTACAGAGATGCCATGGAGCAATGTCATAACTACAACGCCCGCCTGTGCGCAGAGAGGAGCGTGCGCATGCCCTTTCTCGACTCCCAGACGGGCGTTGCTCAGAGCAACTGCTACATTTGGATGGAGAAGAGGCACAGAGGACCTG GCAGGGCCCCCgggcagctctacacttacccTTCCAGGAGGTGGAGGAAGAAGAGAAGATCTCATCCTCCCGAAGACTCTCGGTTTGTCTTCCCTTCAGTGAAGTCAG AGCTCGATTTAGGACCGAAGAAGGATGGGCTCCTGTCATCTGACGGCAGCAGCCTGGAGGCCTTGCTCAAGGGCGACTCCCTGGAGAAACGTGCACCCGCTGATCCCCGAGCGTCTGAGGAAGACTCCAACCTCAGCGACTACACCGCTGGCTTAAACCCTGCTGCACGCATCAGAAAG AAAATCTTGGAACCCGATGACTTCCTGGATGACTTGGACGACGAGGACTACGAGGAAGACACGCCCAAGAGAAGAGGCAAAGGGAAGGGGAAG GGTCGCGGCgttggcagcagcagcaggaagaaGCTGGACTCGGCGGCGTTGGAGGAGCGGGACAAGCCGTACGCATGCGACA ACGCTATCAAACAAAAGCATAGTTGCAAACCTTCTGAAAAAG TCTGCGGCAAGCGCTACAAGAACCGCCCCGGCCTCAGCTACCACTACACCCACTCGCACCTGGCCGACGAGGAGGGCGAAGACAAGGAGGACATGGAGGTCATCGAgaccccgccgccgccgccggacACGCCCAAAA CTCCTAAGATAGGCCCGGATGGGCTGGCCCTCCCCAACAAGTACTGTGACTTCTGCTTGGGGGACTCCAAAACCAATCACAAGACGGGCCAGTCGGAAGAGCTGGTGTCCTGCTCCGACTGCGGACGCTCGG GCCACCCGTCGTGCCTGCAGTTCACCCCCATCATGATGGCCGCCGTCAAGACGTATCGCTGGCAGTGCATCGAGTGCAAGTGCTGTAACATGTGCGGCACCTCCGAGAACGAT CTGCTCTTCTGTGACGACTGTGATCGAGGTTACCACATGTACTGTCTCAAGCCTCCCATGGCAGAACCCCCAGAGG GGAGCTGGAGCTGTCACCTGTGCGTGGACCTCCTGAAAGACAAAGCGTCCATCTACCAGAAGCAGGACCCGCCGTCCTCGTGA